The following DNA comes from Bos indicus isolate NIAB-ARS_2022 breed Sahiwal x Tharparkar chromosome 3, NIAB-ARS_B.indTharparkar_mat_pri_1.0, whole genome shotgun sequence.
TGGATCTTTCTCGGAACCCCATCTCGGCCATCCCAGCCCGCAGGCTCAGTTCCCTGGTACGGCTCCAGGAGCTCCGACTGTCGGGTGCCTGCCTCACCTCCATCGCGGCCCACGCCTTCCATGGCTTGACGGCCTTCCACCTCCTAGATGTGGCAGACAACGCCCTTCAGACACTGGAGGAaacagccttcccttctccagacaaaCTGGTCACCCTGAGGCTGTCAGGTAACCCCCTGACCTGCGACTGCCGCCTCCTCTGGCTGCTCCGGCTCCGCCGCCGCCTGGACTTTGGCTCTACCCCACCTGCCTGTGCTGGCCCCCAGCACGTCCAGGGGAAGAGCCTGAGGGAGTTTGCAGACATCCTACCTCCAGGGCACTTCACCTGCCGACCAGCCCTGATCCGAAAATCCGGGCCGCGCTGGGTCATGGCCGAGGAAGGGGGGCACGCCGTTTTCTCCTGCTCTGGAGATGGGGACCCAGcccccactgtctcctggatGAGGCCTCAAGGGGTTCGGCTGGGGAGGGCTGGGAGAGTGAGGGTCCTTCAGGATGGGACGCTGGAGATCCGCTCTGTGCAACTCCGGGACAGAGGGGCCTATGTCTGTGTGGTCAGCAACGTGGCGGGGAATGACTCCCTGAGGACCTGGCTGGAAGTGATCCAAGTTGAACCACCGAATGGCACTCTCTCTGACCCCAACAGCACCTCCCCAGGGATCCCAGGGCCTTTCTTCTTGGACAGCAGAGGTATAGCTATGGTGCTGGCGGTTggcttcctccccttcctcaccTCGGTGACCCTCTGTTTTGGCCTCATCGCCCTCTGGAGCAAAGGCAAAGGCCGGGTCAAACATCACGTGACCTTCGACTTTGTGGCACCTCGGACCTCTGGGGATAA
Coding sequences within:
- the LINGO4 gene encoding leucine-rich repeat and immunoglobulin-like domain-containing nogo receptor-interacting protein 4; the encoded protein is MAVATAPKQAWPPWPPVFFLLLLLALGSSGNCPAVCDCTSQPQAVLCAHRRLEAVPGGLPLDTELLDLSGNRLWGLQQGMLSRLGQLRELDLSYNQLSTLEPGAFHGLRSLLTLRLQGNRLRIMGPGVFAGLSALTLLDLRLNQIVLFLDGAFRELGSLQQLEVGDNHLVFVAPGAFAGLAKLSTLTLERCNLSTVPGPALARLPALGALKLRELDIGRLPAGALRGLGQLRELEIHHWPALEALEPGSLGGLNLSSLAITHCNLSSVPFQALHHLSFLRALDLSRNPISAIPARRLSSLVRLQELRLSGACLTSIAAHAFHGLTAFHLLDVADNALQTLEETAFPSPDKLVTLRLSGNPLTCDCRLLWLLRLRRRLDFGSTPPACAGPQHVQGKSLREFADILPPGHFTCRPALIRKSGPRWVMAEEGGHAVFSCSGDGDPAPTVSWMRPQGVRLGRAGRVRVLQDGTLEIRSVQLRDRGAYVCVVSNVAGNDSLRTWLEVIQVEPPNGTLSDPNSTSPGIPGPFFLDSRGIAMVLAVGFLPFLTSVTLCFGLIALWSKGKGRVKHHVTFDFVAPRTSGDKNSGGNRVTAKLF